A stretch of Gemmobacter fulvus DNA encodes these proteins:
- a CDS encoding flagellar basal body-associated FliL family protein, which translates to MKNILLVLVFCLVGIGGGLAAGWFLRPTPEAPHGAEVPPDAEAEVTEHEYVKMSHQFIVPLVTEGRVSAMVVLALSLEVTPGASESVFAKEPKLRDSFLQILFDHANSGGFRGSFTEGTTLIHLRKALLEAAQKVMAETVSDVLITDIARQDA; encoded by the coding sequence ATGAAAAACATCCTTCTTGTGCTTGTGTTCTGTCTGGTTGGCATCGGCGGTGGTCTGGCGGCAGGCTGGTTCCTGCGCCCGACACCTGAGGCTCCTCACGGCGCAGAGGTGCCGCCTGATGCCGAAGCAGAAGTGACGGAGCATGAATATGTGAAGATGAGCCATCAATTCATCGTGCCGCTTGTGACCGAAGGGCGGGTGAGTGCGATGGTCGTGCTGGCGCTGAGCCTGGAGGTAACCCCCGGCGCGTCCGAGTCGGTCTTTGCCAAGGAACCAAAGCTGCGCGACAGCTTTTTGCAGATCCTGTTTGATCACGCGAACAGTGGTGGGTTTCGTGGATCGTTCACCGAGGGCACGACTCTGATCCACCTGCGCAAGGCGCTGTTGGAGGCCGCACAGAAGGTGATGGCTGAAACCGTCAGCGATGTCTTGATCACGGATATCGCGCGGCAAGATGCCTGA
- the pyrF gene encoding orotidine-5'-phosphate decarboxylase, whose translation MSLAPADDRLIVALDVPNVVQGLDLAGKIGDAVSFYKIGLGMLTGGGFALANELKHEQGKRVFLDMKLFDIGATVEAAVRGIAQHGLDFLTVHGDPQVVRAAAEGKVGTDLKILAVTVLTSLDRADLDANLIVPGDIHQITLERAARALDAGADGVIASPQEAAMIRALPQAAGKLIVTPGVRPAGAALGDQKRVATPAQAIADGVNHIVVGRPIWQAADPRRAAQAVVSELRG comes from the coding sequence ATGAGCCTTGCCCCCGCTGACGACCGCCTGATCGTGGCGCTGGATGTGCCGAATGTGGTGCAGGGACTGGATCTCGCCGGGAAGATCGGCGATGCGGTCAGCTTTTACAAGATCGGTCTGGGGATGCTGACCGGCGGCGGCTTCGCGCTGGCCAATGAGTTGAAGCACGAACAGGGCAAGCGCGTGTTTCTGGACATGAAGCTGTTCGACATCGGCGCCACGGTCGAGGCTGCGGTGCGCGGCATCGCGCAGCATGGGCTGGACTTTCTGACCGTGCATGGCGACCCGCAGGTGGTGCGCGCCGCTGCCGAAGGCAAGGTCGGCACCGACCTGAAAATTCTGGCGGTGACGGTGCTGACCTCGCTGGACCGGGCCGATCTGGACGCCAATCTGATCGTGCCGGGCGACATTCACCAGATCACGCTGGAACGTGCAGCCCGCGCGCTGGATGCCGGGGCGGATGGTGTGATTGCCAGCCCGCAGGAGGCTGCGATGATCCGCGCGCTGCCGCAGGCGGCGGGCAAGCTGATCGTCACCCCCGGCGTGCGCCCGGCAGGAGCGGCGCTGGGGGATCAGAAACGCGTGGCCACCCCGGCACAGGCGATTGCCGATGGCGTGAACCACATCGTTGTCGGCCGCCCGATCTGGCAAGCCGCCGACCCCCGCCGCGCCGCGCAAGCCGTGGTGTCAGAACTGCGCGGGTAA
- a CDS encoding ROK family protein, which yields MLAVFDIGGTRIRAAVSDSAGMVAGLGEAATPLHDFAAFTATLARFVPQGARGVAISIAGCVDPDTGHIRIANIPCLDGRSLAADLSVGLGLPVWIGNDADCFALAEAGSGAGQGHRNVFGIILGTGVGGGLVIDGRIVTGAGGFAGEWGHGPVADSRPLGRDVPRFRCGCGLVGCLDAVGSARGMEKLHLHLSGQQASSIAIVAAWQDGDSKAAETVAVWTEIMAGPLAMVLNVVGASIVPVGGGLSNAQPLIAGLDAAVRARVLRRCTDPVVVPARHRIEPGLIGASLAGWGALPC from the coding sequence ATGCTGGCGGTATTTGACATTGGGGGCACGCGGATCCGGGCGGCGGTCTCGGACAGTGCGGGCATGGTGGCCGGGCTGGGCGAGGCGGCGACCCCGCTGCACGATTTCGCGGCCTTCACCGCGACGCTGGCCCGGTTTGTGCCACAGGGCGCGCGGGGCGTGGCCATCTCGATTGCGGGCTGCGTCGACCCTGATACCGGGCATATCCGCATCGCCAATATCCCCTGCCTGGATGGGCGCAGCCTTGCGGCTGACCTGTCGGTGGGGCTGGGCCTGCCGGTCTGGATCGGCAATGACGCGGATTGTTTTGCGCTGGCCGAGGCTGGTAGCGGCGCGGGTCAGGGTCATCGCAACGTGTTCGGCATCATTCTGGGTACCGGCGTTGGTGGCGGGCTGGTGATCGACGGGCGTATCGTGACCGGCGCGGGCGGGTTTGCGGGCGAATGGGGGCATGGCCCGGTGGCCGACAGCCGGCCGCTGGGGCGGGATGTGCCGCGGTTCCGTTGCGGCTGTGGTCTGGTCGGCTGTCTGGATGCCGTGGGATCGGCACGGGGCATGGAGAAACTGCACCTGCATCTGTCGGGGCAGCAGGCCAGCTCGATCGCCATTGTCGCGGCATGGCAGGACGGCGACTCCAAGGCGGCGGAAACTGTGGCCGTCTGGACCGAGATCATGGCCGGGCCGCTGGCGATGGTGCTGAATGTCGTGGGGGCCAGTATCGTGCCGGTGGGTGGTGGGCTGTCCAATGCACAGCCTCTGATTGCCGGGCTGGATGCGGCGGTGCGGGCGCGGGTGCTGCGCCGCTGCACGGATCCGGTGGTGGTTCCGGCGCGACACCGGATCGAGCCGGGGCTGATCGGGGCTTCGCTTGCGGGCTGGGGGGCGCTGCCATGCTGA
- a CDS encoding copper homeostasis protein CutC, with amino-acid sequence MLIEVCVDSAAGLAAAVAGGAGRIELCAALEVGGLTPSAGLMQLAAGCGVPVFAMIRPRAGDFVYSAAELALMQADIAQARQAGLAGVVLGASATDGRLDGPALHRLVTAAEGMGLTLHRAVDLVPDLAEAVELAVELGFARILSSGQAVRAEDGLAVLARLVELAVGRLSIMPGAGISAANAARFVALGVTELHASCSAPVPVQGAVARLGFAGPGLRQTQVAAVQALCAAVTH; translated from the coding sequence ATGCTGATCGAAGTCTGCGTCGACAGTGCCGCAGGCCTTGCCGCCGCCGTGGCGGGTGGCGCGGGGCGGATCGAGCTGTGCGCGGCGCTGGAGGTGGGCGGGCTGACCCCCTCTGCCGGGCTGATGCAACTGGCGGCGGGCTGTGGCGTGCCGGTCTTTGCGATGATCCGCCCGCGCGCCGGGGATTTTGTGTATTCGGCAGCGGAACTGGCGCTGATGCAGGCCGATATTGCGCAGGCGCGTCAGGCCGGGCTGGCGGGGGTGGTGCTGGGGGCCTCGGCCACTGATGGCAGGCTGGATGGCCCCGCCTTGCACCGTCTGGTCACCGCGGCTGAGGGCATGGGCCTGACCCTGCACCGCGCGGTGGATCTGGTGCCCGATCTGGCCGAAGCGGTGGAACTGGCGGTGGAATTGGGCTTTGCGCGTATCCTCAGCTCGGGGCAGGCGGTGCGCGCCGAAGACGGGCTGGCAGTGCTGGCGCGGCTGGTGGAGCTGGCGGTGGGGCGTCTTTCCATCATGCCCGGCGCGGGGATCAGTGCCGCCAATGCCGCGCGCTTCGTGGCGCTGGGGGTGACAGAGCTGCACGCCTCCTGCTCCGCGCCGGTGCCTGTGCAGGGGGCGGTCGCGCGTCTGGGCTTTGCCGGGCCGGGGCTGCGCCAGACCCAGGTTGCGGCGGTGCAGGCGCTCTGCGCCGCAGTCACGCATTGA